A region of Corvus cornix cornix isolate S_Up_H32 chromosome 3, ASM73873v5, whole genome shotgun sequence DNA encodes the following proteins:
- the ID2 gene encoding DNA-binding protein inhibitor ID-2, with protein sequence MKAFSPVRSVRKTGLSEHNLGISRSKTPVDDPMSLLYNMNDCYSKLKELVPSIPQNKKVSKMEILQHVIDYILDLQIALDSHPSIVSLHHQRPGQNPSSRTPLTTLNTDISILSLQASEFPSELMSSESKALCG encoded by the exons ATGAAAGCCTTCAGCCCTGTGCGGTCCGTCAGGAAAACCGGCCTCTCGGAGCACAACCTGGGCATCTCTCGGAGCAAGACCCCCGTGGATGACCCCATGAGCCTGCTGTACAACATGAACGACTGCTACTCCaagctgaaggagctggtgcCCAGCATCCCGCAGAACAAGAAAGTGAGCAAGATGGAAATCTTGCAGCACGTCATCGACTACATCCTGGACCTGCAGATCGCCTTGGACTCGCACCCCAGCATCGTCAGCCTGCACCACCAGAGACCCGGGCAGAACCCTTCCTCCAGAACTCCTCTGACCACCCTCAACACAGACATCAGCATCCTCTCGCTACAG GCGTCCGAGTTCCCCTCAGAGCTCATGTCAAGCGAAAGCAAAGCACTTTGTGGCTAA